TACCAACGTAATCTATGATTACACATATTTCCTTTTTGGGTTGTTTTGGCAGTGTTAATACTTTTGTGGAATTGTAGGAAGCATCATGCAAAAAGTatcgaaaataaaaaaaatatatgtgctgatgggagggagggaagaggatAGAATCAAGTAAGAATGAAGGAATTAAGCGGGCAAGGTAGAGAATAGCTTCTCAAGAAAGCAGCTTGCGCATTCTAATTCACACGTGTCATCTAGTGCCATCTGTGGAGGGTCACAGGGAAGAACGGTAATCAGAACGTATTTGTGTGGGAGGGGGGTTGTCTTGCATCGTCTTCATTAGGCATTGGTCTGAAGCCAGTCACAAAATAATTCTTGGCAGCCAAGACGTTAAAGATATTACACTTCAGATTGAGACAGATGTTATTGTTAACTCCTTCACGGCCATGCTGACTAGGTCTAGGTTGAGATAACCCTTCTATTGACGGGTTCAAGTTGTTAGACTGTCGGTGTAAACTGCTGCAATTCATGTCTGGTGGACTGTTGGTGTAAATTGTTACAGTTCCTTACTCTGGTGGAGTATCGGTGTAAATTGTTGCTCTTACAGACTGTATGTATAACCTGTTCAGCTCATGACTGGGGAACTATCGATGTAAACTATAACAGTTGGTGTGTACACTGTAGGTATAAACTGTTACAGTTCGTTACTTTTGTGGACTGTGTGGATAAACTGCTACATTTCATGAATCTGTTGGACTTTGAAGTGCTACAGTTTGTGACTGGTGGTGACCTGTGCTACGCCAGTGATGACGAAGTGAAGCTGCGACACGTGGACTGTGGTGGGGTTAGGAGAGACAGGGGTGGGTACGCTTCAGCAATCACTCTTCCTCCAAGGCTTCTGTGATCCGCGGTTTCGTCTGTTCTTCCCTGCGCACGTTCTTCCCCAGCCTCCCTTTTGCCATCCTCCTTCTGGAGTTTCTGCGTGTCGAACGGCCGCCGGACGATGGGTGGTAGTAGCGGCTGCTGTTGTGACCGTCCTCGCTAGACAAGTCATCTGCTGCGATCTCTGTCTCCTTGGTGGATTCTGTCACCGATGCAGACGATCGAGAGCCGCTGTTTCCCCCGCCTTTTTCTGGCCGCCCCCTAGCCGGTGTTTGCGCCGTCTCTTTCCCTTCGCTCGGCTCCCTACCCGAGAAACTGGTGATGTCTCGCGAGCTTTCCAAAGGCTGCTTCCGCCCTTCTGAAGGGCTTTGCTGCGGTCCTTGTTCAGAACCATCGCTGTGAACCACACTGCTCGAAGTGGGACTCACGACAGGAACTACCTGCTTGTCACCATCTTGTTTCTCTTCACGTCCATTCTCCTTATCGGCGTTCTGCGAGTTCCCCCTGGAGTTTCTATCCTTGGAAGCTGACGCAAAGATGTCCTCGTCGCTTCTATCGACGTCCTTCGAGTCGAAGTATTCATCGTCACCTTCGCCAgcttcgtcgtcgtcttcgtatTCCGCGCTAACGGCGTTTGCAGTCTCAGAGAGCTCCTCGCTTCCCAGAGCGTTTTCTTCCTCATCCACTAGGTCGTCGACGTGGTCCTGATCGACCTCCAGTAGCAACCAGCGCAACAGATCCTCCTCCGTTTCGTGTCGTCGATATTTCAGTCGCCTTCTGGCGGCCTCTAGCGACGATGTCCTTCGCCTTTCTTTTCCATCCTGGTCTGCTGATGTCACAGCTGACACTTCTTGGCTTCTGCTTCGTTTGCGCTTCGCCTCTGACTGCTTCCCGTTTTGCACCTCTTCCCCAAGCTCACTTTCTACTCGTCCCTTCTGATCGGAGCCAGCTGGCGGCTTTTCGGGTTCCCTTCTCCTAGCAGCAAAGGAAGGCGAGGCCAAGCCAGCAGTTCTTCTCGGATCTTTCATGACAGGCCGATAATCTTCATCGATGTCGTCCTCTTCTTTCAGTTGTGTTCGCAAGGCTTTGATCAGCACTCGTTGTTCTGCTCTCCTCTTGTGTTGAGGGTCTTCCACTTCAGGCTGGATCGCGGACGACGAACCGCGTGCCCGGAGTGATCCTGACGGCGATGACCTTTCCTTGCTGTTCCGGGGGGTGCGACTGGTCACTAATGATGACGTCCTGTCCCTGGCCTGCGCGTGAGGGGCGCGGAAGTGGGGAGGAAGGTAGTCCTTGCCCACAAGGTCACGGTCACGATCCCACTCCGCGCTTGACTCCGTCTCTGGCTGAGGCGTGACCACGCTAGTGGACAGGCTAGAAGACAGACAACAGAACAGTgctaagaaagaaaattctcctGTCTTCCTATTTCCCTCTTCCCCTCCTGTATGTCCTGCTGCCTATGTCTCCTGTTTCTATGCCTGTATATATTTTCCCCCTTTGTCTCATACTTTCTGTGTccactgtttttgtttgtttggtttttttttggtttttttttttttggttttttttttttggttttttactttattcgtttctttcttcattatttgttgatcgttttttcttttttcatgttttatttcgGTCTTTTTTCGCttcctttttcatcttttctttctttttaaagatcTTCGTTGTCTTGCATGTCTCGTTTGCACATGTGGCCTTGTCTGTAGTTCTAGGCATACGAATATACATATGTACAACCTCTGCTGGTCGGTTTAATACGGTTTAAACTTTACCTTGTCGCCATGTCCATGCAGCAGAACCGGAACTCGTTCATGCAGATCTGGCGGCCGTCATGCGCGCGCTGTGTCGTCAGGAACTTGTTGGAGCTGTGCTTGCACTCGTGCCACACCGTCTGGTAAGCGCCGACGAGACCCGAGGCTGCCTCCATGCCCGCTTGGCAACACGCCGTCTTCAGCTGCATCTTCCAGATCCTTCGCTCGAGTTCTGCaagaaaccaaccaatcaaGACCGGTGAGAAAACGCTTGTTCAGTTGGTAGACTGACTGTAGCTAATGTCTGATGAAGCGCAGAAGCTGGACTCTGATTTACATAGCAAGAAGGTTCTACATCGTCTTGACTGACTCCTTACTTGACTGTGTCTTCTGTGCTGACCGTCCACCCTGTTCTCCCAGCTCTCTGCTGGTGGCGACTCCAGCGTCCATCCCGATGAGACTTTGTTCCCGAGCACGAGGCTTTTGAGGCTTTACGAGCTGTCGGCTTTTTCCTGGACAGACAGGCGAGAACTAGGATATAGAGGAAATAACCTGGAATTTGTCTATCATCGTGAAACGTTTCTGTTtcaatcatgtttttttttttatttttacgatATTATTCGTTGAATCCCTAGGACAtagaggaaaacaaattaagatATAGGAAATGTGTCTTCATGCAGGCAGTAGATATTAGTCTTCTAGTAGATGCATACGCTGGTTCCTCAACACTTCTAGTCATTGGATTAACTAGACTTCAAACCAAACGGCTGTTGCCTACCTTCTTTTTCGAACTCATACAGATAACGAAGCGGCTCTTGGATTATCAGATTATCACTTAAacgaggtgggggaggggaatgaCACATAATAATTAACCATTATAACCAACTATTgaagaaaaattttttgttttattatcttgATGGCGCaagttgtttgtttaaagatgcacgtgtgtacgtgagtgcgtgtgtgtgcgcacgcgtgcATGCGAGCTTACTTTCCCTGCTGGAGGTTCTTGTTCCTGCATCATCCTCCAGTTCCTTGCTGCTCCGCTTCTCTGTACTGGGAGAAACGCCTTGTGTGGCGACTGGTTTCCTGTCTTTCATCGGCGGTGTGGTGCTTCCCGTGGTTGTCGTCGTCATCCGTGTCGTGGTAACAACTGTGGTTGAGGTGGTGGTCGGCGTTGTAGTTATCTGCGAAGTGCTGCCGACCATCCCGAAGAGTGGCGTGTCGTATTCCTGACAATAAAACGAAAACATGTTggagagtttgtttgtttgtttttgttttgttttgttttgttttgttttttgctgatCAATATTTGTTACATGAGAACTAGATCGACGGTTCAATATCTATATTGGCATCACTGTAATTCTTTAGTTCATCCACGACAGTCTATGGTGTACAGAAGATTATCTGACATTCTGCGCGTTTATGATGGTGTTTCCAGTTCCCAGTCAAGAGTCTGAAGTTTAAATTTGCTTGAAAACAAACCCAACAGAAAATCCCCCAAACAGTACTAACGTTCTCCAAAACTGccgttaaaaaaagaaacaagcaattaaagtttataaaaagcatcttgaaagtaagatttttaaaataaagaaaactgttgTATTTTGTCTGGCTCACTGAGACAGCTGTATTTAAGTTCATAATGTCACcgcaatgtttttatttacctgttCTAAAGCAAGAATTTCCGTTGGATAGTCACCAAGGTCGTTCACGGGATCCGATTCGTCAAGAGAGTAGTCAGGTGACCATGCGTCATGTTTTGTCCCGGCATTCAAAGCGAAGCAGTCGTAACGAGCCTCGCCTgtcagggaaaaaaaactttcaaatcaCGGTAAGCCTCATAACAAGATAATGCAAGTTAATTCACAAGGATTAGGTAAgaatatttgcttatttttaatatgtgaacTAATAATCTAGCCTTGATGGTTGTAGTGAGAGTGGAGTAAGGGTTTATCACTAGCTGACAGGAAGTAGGGGGCGAGAACCGAAGTAGGAACTGTTTTCGCTGAATTCGACCACTAACCAAAACTAAAGCTCTTTCACCCCTAACGACTTGCCTTCCCTACGTAAATACAACCCTGTTTGCAAGGTTACTTACCTATTTTCCAGCAGCAGGCCTGCTCGCGGTCACGCATGAAGCGCATGCGCTGGCTAGTGAAGGGGATTTCCGGAGAGCCGTCATCGCAGACGTCATCCACCCGCCGTCGTCTGATGTCGTCAAAGCACTCTTTCCGCGCCTCGTGCAGCTGGACAAGAAACTTTTCTCTGTCACTGAACTACCGAGGGCTTAAAATGCAGCTGAACACATCGTATCTACGACCTACCTAAGATGCTTAAGATGCAACGGGGAAAATGGAACG
The sequence above is a segment of the Pomacea canaliculata isolate SZHN2017 linkage group LG6, ASM307304v1, whole genome shotgun sequence genome. Coding sequences within it:
- the LOC112567266 gene encoding uncharacterized protein LOC112567266 — protein: MSHTLTTASLLVLLFLCYGSQADGGVLQCARATPGKDTPLATNRVSKDTWEPLFHLKVNHDGNGTYSVSVKVGSSQVAFSDAFISAETNSSCGVGELLYDNNDFVKMEGVDCPHLLTTNSKHPMRHLPPLHWKMPRCGCVHFRVTVIVEGQTYFAEREDQVEGPLATTVCAATPDSAHRKVSREERHDLLCRINTRFSGAEILQRGEFMERHQLNARFLDRPKMEMALHARRSDIMECCQKLHEARKECFDDIRRRRVDDVCDDGSPEIPFTSQRMRFMRDREQACCWKIGEARYDCFALNAGTKHDAWSPDYSLDESDPVNDLGDYPTEILALEQEYDTPLFGMVGSTSQITTTPTTTSTTVVTTTRMTTTTTGSTTPPMKDRKPVATQGVSPSTEKRSSKELEDDAGTRTSSRERKSRQLVKPQKPRAREQSLIGMDAGVATSRELGEQGGRSAQKTQSKLERRIWKMQLKTACCQAGMEAASGLVGAYQTVWHECKHSSNKFLTTQRAHDGRQICMNEFRFCCMDMATSLSTSVVTPQPETESSAEWDRDRDLVGKDYLPPHFRAPHAQARDRTSSLVTSRTPRNSKERSSPSGSLRARGSSSAIQPEVEDPQHKRRAEQRVLIKALRTQLKEEDDIDEDYRPVMKDPRRTAGLASPSFAARRREPEKPPAGSDQKGRVESELGEEVQNGKQSEAKRKRSRSQEVSAVTSADQDGKERRRTSSLEAARRRLKYRRHETEEDLLRWLLLEVDQDHVDDLVDEEENALGSEELSETANAVSAEYEDDDEAGEGDDEYFDSKDVDRSDEDIFASASKDRNSRGNSQNADKENGREEKQDGDKQVVPVVSPTSSSVVHSDGSEQGPQQSPSEGRKQPLESSRDITSFSGREPSEGKETAQTPARGRPEKGGGNSGSRSSASVTESTKETEIAADDLSSEDGHNSSRYYHPSSGGRSTRRNSRRRMAKGRLGKNVRREEQTKPRITEALEEE